The following proteins come from a genomic window of Sphaerisporangium rubeum:
- a CDS encoding tyrosine-type recombinase/integrase produces the protein MNLQEPRVARTALDAITVTFDGHEAAANTVRRKREVLHSLLELAVEQKELPANPLHAIKWTPPKVAGGVDPRTVVNPEQARALLAAVPAIGRTRGRRLHGMFSCMYYAALRPEEAAGLRRQNCDLPEQGWGLLTVEKARPQANKRWTNSGETHDSRGLKHRAKDETRLVPIPPVLVAILRSHLDRYGVAADGRLFRTAKGRPFSSSAYSGVWQQARRAAFTAEQVVSPLAARPYDLRHAAVSLWLNAGVPATEVAERAGHSVDVLLRVYAKCIEGQQARANGKISEALDE, from the coding sequence GTGAATCTCCAGGAGCCTCGGGTGGCGCGGACCGCGCTGGACGCAATCACGGTGACATTCGACGGCCACGAGGCCGCGGCCAACACGGTGCGCCGTAAGAGGGAAGTCCTGCATTCCCTGCTGGAACTCGCCGTGGAGCAGAAAGAACTGCCAGCCAACCCGCTGCACGCAATCAAGTGGACTCCGCCAAAGGTCGCCGGTGGCGTCGATCCTCGTACCGTCGTCAACCCCGAACAGGCCCGTGCGCTACTCGCGGCCGTCCCAGCGATCGGCCGGACTCGGGGCCGGCGGCTGCATGGCATGTTCTCTTGTATGTACTACGCGGCGCTTCGGCCTGAGGAAGCCGCGGGCCTGCGTCGGCAGAACTGTGACCTTCCTGAACAGGGCTGGGGTCTGCTGACGGTCGAGAAGGCGCGGCCACAGGCCAACAAGAGATGGACCAATTCGGGGGAGACTCACGACTCTCGGGGCCTCAAGCACCGGGCCAAGGATGAGACTCGGCTGGTTCCCATCCCTCCTGTCCTGGTCGCGATCCTGCGGTCGCATCTCGATCGCTACGGTGTTGCTGCTGACGGTCGTCTGTTCCGGACGGCCAAGGGTCGGCCGTTCTCCTCCTCGGCGTACTCGGGTGTCTGGCAGCAGGCACGCCGGGCGGCCTTCACGGCTGAGCAGGTGGTCTCACCGCTGGCGGCTCGGCCGTACGACCTTCGGCACGCGGCCGTCTCGCTCTGGCTGAATGCAGGGGTACCGGCTACTGAGGTGGCAGAGCGGGCCGGTCACAGCGTTGACGTGCTGCTGCGGGTCTACGCCAAGTGCATCGAAGGGCAGCAGGCGCGCGCCAACGGCAAGATCTCCGAAGCTCTCGACGAGTGA
- a CDS encoding IS3 family transposase: MRFEAVAVMAGEGISVEIACRVLQVSVSGYYAWRHRPPSPRAIRHAWLTDLIRQIHQRSRGTYGARRVHAELTLGHHAAAGHGAVELLAARHGLGIHGIRPYRIAGTGPSGLIFGYIPSARDHIADEGHCRSSLRGPR; the protein is encoded by the coding sequence ATGCGGTTCGAGGCCGTCGCGGTGATGGCCGGCGAAGGCATCTCCGTCGAGATCGCCTGCCGCGTCCTTCAGGTCTCGGTGTCCGGCTACTACGCCTGGCGGCACCGGCCGCCCTCGCCGCGGGCCATCCGGCACGCCTGGCTGACCGACCTGATCAGGCAGATCCACCAGCGCTCCCGCGGCACCTACGGGGCCCGACGTGTGCACGCCGAGCTGACCCTGGGCCACCACGCGGCGGCTGGCCACGGAGCGGTCGAGCTGCTCGCCGCGCGGCACGGACTCGGCATACACGGCATCCGCCCATACCGGATCGCCGGCACCGGACCGAGTGGTCTCATCTTCGGCTACATCCCTTCGGCGAGGGATCACATTGCTGACGAAGGCCATTGCCGCAGCAGCCTCCGAGGACCGCGTTAA
- a CDS encoding transposase gives MGRRGYPPEFRRKVLDLIASGRKVTDLARDLDISTQTIYTWRRQDRIDRGLEPGLTSTEKVELVAAKRRIAELETELQATRRAIELVRQVVPPKCGSRPSR, from the coding sequence ATGGGACGGCGCGGCTATCCGCCGGAGTTCCGCCGGAAGGTACTGGACCTGATCGCGTCTGGACGCAAGGTCACCGACCTGGCGCGCGACCTGGACATCAGCACTCAGACGATCTACACCTGGCGGCGGCAGGATCGCATCGACCGCGGCCTGGAGCCAGGGTTGACCAGCACGGAGAAGGTCGAGCTGGTCGCGGCCAAGCGGCGCATCGCCGAGTTGGAGACCGAACTGCAGGCCACTCGCCGGGCGATCGAGCTGGTCCGCCAGGTGGTACCCCCAAAATGCGGTTCGAGGCCGTCGCGGTGA